The DNA segment TGATTTGGGTTCAGTTGTTTCTGTCCATCCTTCTAGCCATCCATCCTTGCACTCACTCGTACATTCATATATCAAcaacattttattgtttgttaTATGCCAGGCACCAGGGATATGATATTGAAAGGAGACTAGGGCCTGGCCTCCATTACACTCCAATAGGGAAAACAGTCACCAACCATAGTGATGGGAACCATGACTAGCACTAGGTGGGCCTGTGAAAGAAACTGATCTGGGAGCCCAGGCCAGGGAGGCTACCCTGAGAAGCGAAGAGTGAAGCTGCAACCTGGTGGGGAGCAGAGGGCTGCAGGCTCCAGGCAGATGCATGGCTGGGGAGCTTCATGCGGAATGAGGCAGGAAAGGGAGGTTGGGGCCACAACTGAGAGCAAAGCGAAGCCACAGTGGGGTGACAGGAGCAGACTTTGATTTCTAAGCTGTTGGTCTGGCCACAGCTGGCAGAACAGAATGAAGGGGGCCAGAGAGGATGGGAGAAGGGAATGCTGCACTTGTTCGGTGAGAGGCTGGTGCAGGCAGCCAGTACAAGGCAACGGGAGGCAGCGCCACAGGGCTCAATCTTGCTTTGCGTCACCGGCTCTTTGACCCTGGGTCCTGTCTTGAACTTCTTCGGGAAAATGTCCTTGTGTATACAATGGGGCCACCCCTCTACCAGGCTGTTGTGTGGATTAAGTGCAATCGTAACTGAAAAGTgcccaggccaggctcagtggctcactcctgtaatcccaacactttgggaggccgaggcgggcagatcacctgaggtcaggagttagagaccagcctggccaatatggtgaaatcccatctctactaaaaatacaaaaattagccgggcatggtggtgcacgcctgtagtccaggccactcgggagactgaggcaggagaattgcttgaactcaggaggtggaggttgcagtaagctgagattgtgccactgcactccagcctgggcgacagagcgagactccatctccaaaaaaaaaaaaaaaaaaaaaaaaaaagtgcccagAGGGTCTGGCCTGAGTCAGTGTTTAGTACATGGCAACTCTCCATCTTTAAGGTTTTGCTTTATGGTTTTGCCGGCTCCTGAAAACCTGGTCGTGCAGGGGCCatgtttgtgttttctgtagctggcctccttcctccctttaagcattgcatgtgtgtgtgtttccagaaCTATGCATTTAAGAACCCATCTGCATCCCCATCATCTGCTCAGATCTTGGTTGTGGCAGATGACCCCCTGCCAGCCCCTGCCCATGCTTCTCCCTTCACCGTGCTGTGGAAATCTGGTCTGTGATGGAGGCTCTAGTCCCTGGGCCCTCCCTGACCTCCACACAGAGGCAGTGCCCCCCAAGGGTGAAAGGCTTCCATTCGGGGTGCTGGCCTGTGGATTCTGAGCAGAGCCTCTATCCCACACATTTCAACTCAATCTCGAAGCATAAAAGGATATTATATAAGCTTCAATTAATGCACAGCCCTCAACAGATCAGTTCTTAGAATTTTTcctgcccttaggcagatctgcTCCTGGTGAGCAGCTTTAATCTGgctttaaaaattacttctgaTGAATAATCAAAGAGATTGCTGGTGCCCAGCTTATGCTAAATAAACCAATGTCTGGGTTCTTATTTGGGAGGAGTTGTTGTGTGTCCCATACTCCATGGAAAATTTGTTCCTGGTTGCTTTCTGATAAGACCGCACAAGTTTACAAGATGCCAAAATAGAATTTATCATCTTGTTCCAGATGGTAACGACTTCAGCCAGCCTGAAGGGAAGCCACATTCTTTCCTAAGTTAGCAGTTCCTGTCAGAGGCATGGACAAGAAAGTGGCTTCGTTTATTTCCAGCTTGATAAAGCCGACATAAATAGGAGCACTTCATTTCTGAATTACACACCATTACTCTTATCACATACTAAACTGTTTGACTTCAGTTAATGGGTGGGACATAATGAAATGTAAAGTGCTTGTTACAAGGAAAATTGCCAGGTCCAGATGCTGAGCAGcgaagggagggggaggaggcatCGGGTTTCGTTCTGGACCTGGTGCTTTCCAGAAAGCCAGGCCAAGACACTTTATCCAAACCCCAAGTAGTTTTCCAGATGTCAGCCCGCTCAGGCCAGGGCTCTCCATGGGCCCATCTGTCTTCCGTGACCATTTGTGAATCGGAGGGTTTTATATAATTTACCCtctgagttttctcttttttggccTACTCAGCTCTGCTTTTGGGTCAGAAAATGCAAATCTGGTTGAGACAGTAGCCAGCTCTCTTTTGGGTCCTCAGGCACCATTCCCATGACCTATGTGCAGGAACAGGCGTTAGATAAAGATGAGTGCAGGGGTGGTGCTATGTACATGCCTCCTTCAGGGATGTCAAATGACGCCGCGTGTACTTCAGAGGTGAGGAGCAGGACAGAGAGGCTGGAATGGGGCTGGGGGAAGACGCTCTTGCCTTCCTtggaagtttttatttattctgcatAGCAGAGTGAATAAGAAGATTGTGTCCAGTGGAATCAGATGTCCACGTTGAGACCCATGCTTAGCCTCTGTTCTCCAGGGTTCTCATCTGCAAATGGCATGGGTGGTACCCACCTTGCACAGCTGTTGGCAGggctaaatgagataatccacacAAAGCACTGAGGCCTAGTGAATTTCATCTGTTATTATTTTCCCagctttttgttttggaaaaattgAAACCTCAAAAATGTTGAAAGGATGGGACAGTAAATACCCACCTGTCTATGGTATTAGTCTGCTCGGGCTGCCATAAGAGAACACCACAACTTGAGTGacttaaaatacagaaatgtattttctcctggttctggaggctggaagtcctgGTCAGGGTGCTGGTGgagttggtttctggtgaggcctttcTTCCCAGCTTGCAGAAGACACCTGCTCTTTGTGTTCTCACATAGCTTTTCCTTTGTGTATCTGCattcctggtgtctcttcctttccttttttttttttttttgtttttttgttttgagacagagtctcactctgttgcccaggctggagtgcagtgacatgttctcagctcactgcagcctcaacctccggcactcaagtgatcctcccacgtcagcctcctgagtagctgggactacaggtgtgcaccaccatgcccagttgatttttatatttctttttagagatggagttttgccatgttgcccaggctggtcttgaacacctgagctcaagcgatctgcctgcctcagcctcccaaaatgttgggattacaggtgtgagccacgcacccggcctcttcctcttcttatagagAACACCAGTCCTATCAGATTAGGGCCTCACTACTATAACTTCACTTAATCCCAGCTGCCTCCTTAAAGtgcctgtctccaaatacagtcacattgggggttagggcttcaacatatggatttgagGGGGGCACAGTTCAGCTCAtagcacacattttaaaaatttaacagtaATGCACTTCACCACCTCACTGTATGCATCCCTCATGTATGAATGCATGTGCACTGCCTGGTGTGGAAAACTGGAATTTTGGTAGCGGACATTGAGAGGAGAATCTTTCCACTAGCCCCCTCCAGAACGCTGTGGGCTTATGTGTATGtgaatatgtgtgcatgtaaCAAACAGTTACAAAAAGATTCCATAAATTTTCCTTTGATATTTCCCCTAtaataactttaaagaaaatggTAAAAGCTTTAGAAAAACCATACTTATGTTAACTTTGTCTTGAGGAATTTCTCTTGTTACTAGAATATATATGATCATAACAAGTATATAGAATcacaattatgtaaaaataacaaGAATTGTACCCCCAAACAATTGTGTAggaaaaatcaggaaattcacTAGAACTCTGAAAGTGGCAAGCATGTAGcagtattttttctgatttttttttcctacgtTTTCCAAACTTTGTGTTGgccacatattatttttaaaattaaaaattgcacaGCATTgactaggcgcagtggctcacgcctgtaatcccagcactttgggaggctgaggcgggcagatcacgaggtcaggagatcgagaccatcctggctaacatggtgaaaccccatctctactaaaactacaaaaaaaaaaaaaaaattagctgggcgtggtggcgggcgtctgcagtccccagctacccgggaggctgaggcaggagaatggcgtgaacccaggaggcagagcttgcagtgagccgagatcgcaccactgcaccccagcctgggcgacagagtgagactccatctcaaaaaaaaaaaaaaaaaaaaaaaaccacacagcaTTAAAACTGTGTAGAATTGAGCAACATAGTCCAAATACATCATGTAATAAGCCATTTTATAATAACTGGACAGTTAGTTATCTGTAGCAAGTTCAAAATTCAGAGCCAAGTTCCCCCAAGTTCCCTGAGTGTTTCACTTTTTTTCGCCACACATCACTCAGATAAGTGTTCAAGTTAAGACAAATATGGGTATGAAGGTGATTCAGCTCCCAAGAGTTATACATAGGTCACGTGCTGAAATTCCATAGCCAAATATAAATGATTTTGGGGTTATGCCTGTCCCTGTCTCACCTGTTAAATGTGAAGAATCAAGTTAACTATTATCAGGAATCGCTCTTTATTTCAAAGCCTGGCTTTGCCAACTTGTGCTTTTTCCTGAACATCTAAGGATCCCCGGGGGTGCTGGAGACCTGCCTGTAATCTTCACAGGACTGGTTCAAATCCCCTATCATGATTTACTCTTATTAACAACTTTCTGAGTTgtcagcacggtggctcacgcctataattccagcactttgggaggctgaggtgggaaaattgcttgagtttgagaccagcctgagcaacatagcaagaccccatctctacaaaaaatttaaaaattagctgggtgtggtggtgcaaacctgtggtcccagctacttgggaggttgaggtgggaggattgcttgagccgaggaggccgaagctgcagtaagctatcattgtgccactgcacctcagcctgggtgacagggcaagaccctgtctcaaacaaacaaacaaacaaaacctttttgGGTTTCCCACATTTTATACTATTATAAATGAGTTGCCACATTTCTCTATTCACTGCTGACCAGCATGGAAGGCCCACACTGAGTGTTTGAGATACCCTGCAGTGGTTTTTGGGGGAAACGAGGGCATGCATAATGGTTATGGGAGGAGTGCAGGGGGCTCTCACAGAGAGGAATGAGCTGCATGAGGATGCTGTGTCTGTGGTTAGGGCACTTGGTGCCCTTTTGTGGGGGTGGGTTGGGGGGTGACCTGCCTGCAGTGTGGCTCTGTCCTTGGCATCCATGATAACCAATGAAACATTAAATGTTTTCAGCATTGGCAGCGTTGGGCTTGGAGGCTTCTGCACCGCTTCTGAGAGTTCTGCCAGCCTGGATCCATGCCTTGTGTCCCCAGAGGTGACTGAGCCAAGGAAGGACCCACAGGGAGCCAGGGAGCCAGAAGGTTCTTTGCTGCCCAGCCCACCACCGTCCCAGGAGCGAGAGCCCCCCTCGTCCTCCATGCCCTTTGCCGAGTTTCCCCCGGAAGGTTGCTTGGCAAGTCCAGCAGCGGCACCTGAAGATGGTCCTCAGACTCAGTCTCCCAGGAGGGAACCTGCCCCAAATGCCCCAGGAGACATCGCGGCAGCATTTCCCGCTGAGAGGGACAGCTCTACTCCATACCAAGAGATTGCTGCCATCCCCAGtgctggaagagagagagagacaaaggaagAAGGACAGAagtcctccttctccttctccagtGGCATCGACCAGTCACCTGGAATGTCGCCAGTACCCCTCAGAGAGCCAATGAAGGCACCGCTGTGTGGAGAGGGGGACCAGCCTGGTGGTTTTGAGTCCCAAGGGAAAGAGGCTGCAGGTGGCTTTCCCCCTGCAGAGTCCAGGCAGGGGGTGGCTTCTGTGCAAGTGGCCCCTGAGGCCCCTGCTGCAGCCCAGCAGGGGACAGAAAGCTCAGCGGTCTTGGAGAAGTCCCCACTAAAACCCATGGCCCCGATCCCACAAGATCCAGCCCCAAGAGCCTCAGACAGAGAAAAAGGCCAAGGGGAGGTGCCGCCTCAGTATTTTACAGATGACTTGGAATTCCTCAGGGCCTGCCATCTCCCTAGGAGCAATTCAGGGGCTGCCCCAGAAGCAGAAGTGAATGCCGCTTCCCAGGAGAGCTGCCAGCAGCCAGTGGGAGCATATCTGCCACACGCGGAGCTGCCCTGGGGCTTGCCAAGTCCTGCCCTGGTGCCAGAGGCTGGGGGCTCTGGGAAGGAGGCTCTGGACACCAGTGATGTTCAGGGTCACCCACAGACAGGGATGCGAGGAACCGAGCCCAATCAAGTTGTCTGTGTGGCAGCAGGCGGCCAGCCCGAAGGGGGTTTGCTTGTGAGCCCTGAACCTTCCCTGCTCACTCCGACTGAGGAAGCACATCCAGCTTCAAGCCTCACTTCATTCCCAGCTGCTCAGATTCCTATTGCTGTAGAAGAACCCAGATCATCATCCAGGGAATCAGTTTCCAAAGCTGGGATGCCAGTTTCTGCAGATGCAGCCAAAGAGGTGGTGGATGCTGGGTTGGTGGGACTGGAGAGGCAGGTGTCAGATCTTGGAAGCAAGGGAGAGCATCCAGAAGGGGACCCTGGAGAGGTTCCTGCCCCATCACCCCAGGAGAGGGGAGAGCACTCGAACACGGAGCAAAGCCATGAGGTCCAACAAGGAGCACCACCCCCTCCTCTTCCCAATGCCCGAAGTGAAAGTGCCAGAGGGCCACTGGGGCCAACGGATGGAGCCAAGGCCCATGAAGATTCCACAAGCCCAGCCGCGGCTAAAGAAGGAAGCAGATCACCTGGTGACAGCcctggaggaaaggaggaagccCCAGAGCCACCTGACGGTGGAGACCGGGGGAACCTGCAAGGAGAGGACTCTCAGGCTTTCAGCAGCAAGCGTGATCCAGAAGTAGGCAAAGATGAGCTTTCAAAGCCAAGCAGTGATGCAGAGAGCAGAGACCATCCCAGCTCACACTCAGCACGGCCACCCAGAAAGGGGGGTGCTGGGCACACGGACGGGCCCCACTCTCAGACAGCAGAGGCTGATGCATCTGGCCTACCACACAAGCTGGGTGAGGAGGACCCCGTCCTGCCCCCTGTGCCAGATGGAGCTGGTGAGCCCACTGTTCCCAAAGGAGCCATCTGGGAGGGGTCAGGATTGCAGCCCAAATGTCCTGACACCCTTCAGAGCAGGGAAGGATTGGGAAGAATGGAGTCTTTCCTGACTTTAGAACCAGAGAAATCAGATTTTCCACCAACTCCTGTTGCAGAGGTTGCACCCAAAGCCCAGGAAGGTGAGAGCACATCGGAAATAAGGAAGATGGGCAGCTGTGATGGGGAGGGCTTGCTGACGTCCCCAGATCAACCCCACGGGCCGGGGTGTGATGTGTCGAGACAGGAATTTCATGCTGGAGTGCCACATCCCCCCCAGGGGGAGAACTTGGCAGCAGACCTGGGGCTCACGGCACTCATCCTGGACCAAGATCAGCAGGGAATCCCATCCTGCCCGGGGGAAGGCTGGATAAGAGGAGCTGCATCCGAGTGGCCCCTACTGTCTTCTGAGAAGCATCTCCAGCCATCCCAGGCACACCCAGAGGCATCCATCTTTGACGTGCTCAAGGAGCAGGCCCAGCCACCTGAAAATGGGAAAGAGACTTCTCCAAGCCATCCAGGTTTTAAGGACCAGGGAGCAGATTCTTCCCAAATCCATGTATCTGTGGAACCTCAGGAAGATAAGAACTTGCCCACTCATGGAGGACAGGAGCAGGCTTTGGGATCAGAACTTCAAAGTCAGCTCCCCAAAGGCACCCTGTCTGATACTCCAACTTCATCTCCCACTGACATGGTTTGGGAGAGTTCTCTGACAGAAGAGTCAGAATTGTCAGCACCAATGAGACAGAAGTTGCCTGCACTAGGGGAGAAGCGGCCAGAGGGAGCATGCGGTGATGGTCAGTCCTCGAGGGTCTCGCCTCCAGCAGCAGATGTCTTAAAAGACTTTTCTCTTGCAGGGAACTTCAGCAGAAAGGAAACTTGCTGCACTGGGCAGGGGCCAAACAAGTCTCAACAGGCGTTGGCTGATGCCTTGGAAGAAGGCAGCCAGCATGAAGAAGCATGTCAAAGGCATCCAGGAGCTTCTGAAGCAGCTGATGGTTGTTCCCCACTCTGGGGCTTGAGTAAGAGGGAGATGGCAAGTGGAAACACAGGGGAGGCCCCACCTTGCCAGCCTGACTCAGTAGCTCTCCTGGATGCAGTTCCCTGCCTGCCAGCCCTGGCGCCCGCCAGCCCTGGAGTCACACCCACCCAGGATGCCCCAGAGACAGAGGCATGTGATGAAACCCAGGAAGGCAGGCAGCAACCAGTGCCGGCCCCGCAGCAGAAAATGGAGTGCCGGGCCACTTCGGATGCAGAGGCCCCAAAGCTTCTTGCAAGTTTCCCATCAGCTGGGGAGCAAGGTGGTGAAGCCGGGGCTGCTGAGACTGGTGGCAGCGCTGGTgcaggagacccaggaaagcagcAGGCTCCGGAGAAACCTGGAGAAGCTACTTTGAGTTGTGGCGTCCTTCAGACTGAGCACTGCCTTACCTCCGGGGAGGAAGCTTCTACCTCTGCCCTACGTGAGTCCTGCCAAGCTGAGCACCCCATGGCCAGCTGCCAGGATGCCTTGCTGCCAGCCAGAGAGCTGGGTGGGATTCCCAGGAGCACCATGGATTTTTCTACACATCAGGCTGTCCCAGACCCAAAGGAGCTCCTGCTGTCTGGGCCACCAGAAGTGGCTGCTCCTGACACCCCTTACCTGCATGTCGACAGTGCTGCCCAGAAAGGAGCAGAAGACAGTGGAGTGAAAGCTGTTTCCTCTGCAGGCCCCAGAGCTCCTGGCGAAAGCCCCTGTCCTGTAGGGGAGCCCCCGCTTGCCTTGGAAAATGCTGCCTCCTTGAAGCTGTTTGCTGGCTCCCTCGCCCCCCTCTTGCAACCAGGAGCTGCAGGTGGGGAAATCTCTGCAGTGCAAGCCACCAGTGGTAGTCCCAAAGCCAGAACCACTGAGGGACCTGTGGACTCCATGCCATGCCTGGACCGGATGCCACTTCTGGCCGAGGGCAAGCAGGCAACAGGGGAAGAGAAAGCAGCAACAGCTCCAGGTGCAGGTGCCAAGGCCAGCGAGGAGGGCATGGCAGGTGAtgcagcaggagagacagagggcAGCATGGAGAGGATGGGAGAGCCTTCCCAGGACCCAAAGCAGGGCACATCAGGTGGTGTGGACACAAGCTCTGAGCAAATCGCCACCCTCACTGGCTTCCCAGACTTCAGGGAGCACATTGCCAAGATCTTCGAGAAGCCTGTGTTCGGAGCCCTGACCACACCTGGAGAAaaggcaggagctgggaggaGTGCAGTGGGTAAAGACCTCACCAGGCCATTGGGCCCAGAGAAGCTTCTAGATGGGCCTCCAGGAGTGGATGTCGCCCTTCTCCCTGCACCTCCTGCTCGACTCCAGGTGGAGAAGAAGCAACAGTTGGCTGGAGAGGCTGAGATTTCCCATCTGGCTCTGCAGGATCCAGCTTCAGACAAGCTTCTGGGTCCAGCAGGGCTGACCTGGGAGCAGAACTTGCCAGGTGCCGGTGTGGGGAAGGAGATGGCAGGTGTGCCACCCACACTGAGGGAAGACGAGAGGCCAGAGGGGCCTGGGGCAGCCTGGCCAGGCCTGGAAGGCCAGGCTTACTCACAGCTGGAGAGGAGCAGGCAGGAATTAGCTTCAGGTCTTCCTTCAccagcagctactcaggagctccCTGTGGAGAGAGCTGCTGCCTTCCAGGTGGCTCCCCATAGCCATGGAGAAGAGGCCGTGGCCCAAGACAGAATTTCTTCTGGAAAGCAGCACCGGGAAACATCTGCCTGCGACAGTCCACATGGAGAAGATGGTCCCGGGGACTTTGCTCACACAGGGGTTCCAGGACATGTGCCAAGGTCCACCTGTGCCCCTTCTCCCCAGAGGGAGGTTTTGACTGTGCCTGAGGCCAGCAGTGAGCCCTGGACCCTTGACATGCTTGGGGGAGAAAGGAGACCCGGAGTCACTGCTGGCATCTTGGAATATCGAAATGCCCTGGGCAACCAGAGCACCCCTGCACCACCAACTGGAGAAGTGGCAGACACTCCCCTGGAGTCTGGCAAGGTGGCAGGCGCTGCTGGGGAAGCAGAGGGTGACATCACCCTGAGCACAGCTGAGACACAGGCATGTGCGTCCGGTGATCTGCCTGAAGCAGGTACTACGAGGACATTCTCCGTTGTGGCAGGTGACTTGGCGCTGCCAGGAAGCTGTCAGGACCCAGCCTGCTCTGACAAGGCTCCGGGGATGGAGGGTACAGCTGCCCTTCATGGGGAcagcccagccaggccccagCAGGCTAAGGAGCAGCCAGGGCCTGAGCACCCCATTCCAGCTGGGGATGGGAAGGTGTGCGTCTCCTCACCTCCAGAGCCTGACGAAACTTGCGACCCGAAGCTGCAACATTTGGCTCCAGAAGAGCTCCACACTGACAGGTACTTAAATGAAAAAATTCCCACGGGAATGTGTGGTCAGTTTCAAAGGTGATTCCCAGCCTGATTTTTAGAAGTCAGTCGCATAGGTGAGTGGTTTTCTAAAAGCTGAGTTTTCCATATCTAATTGCTAAATGAACCTGCTTACCCCCTCTGGATGTCCTGAGGCTCTGAAAAATGTGAGAACCATGGTTGGAGGCTGGGAGCTGTTGACTATGTTCCTTTTCTTGTGTTCCTTAATTCATCTAACTTAAACCACTGGAAAAGTATCAACTGTTTACTGGCTGGCTGTGTACTATTAAGTGATAGGTTATAGTCAGTCATATATTTTTCTGGAGTCCAGATACATCTGCTTTTGAATCTGGATTTATTTAGGCAGGGGACCCTTTTtcctagggatttttttttttttttgtagtagccACTTAAAACTTTAATTGAGAAATCTGCTTTTTCAATAAGACATGAGGAGAAATGCCTTACTATCTACATTATCCTATCAATTGCTTTCTTTTATTATCCCAGAGAGagccccaggcctggcccatCCATGTTACCTTCGGTTCCTAAGAAGGATGCTCCAAGAGTCATGGATAAAGTCACTTCAGATGAGACCAGAGGTGCGGAAGGAACAGAAAGGTCAGCGAAAGATATTGGTCTTTGGAAGGCCGTGATGCCTTCCTTAGATACAGACGCACTGGATGTTTTGGAAAGGAGAGTAGTCCTTATACAGCATGAGTTCCTACATAAGAAAGAAGCAAATGGCCATTCCCGTTTTATGTACAGGTACAGCAGTACCTGGGATGACTAAAAGCTCCattgttggaaaagggattgaATGAGTTGCTTTCATACTTGAGTTTATtaccttaaatttaaaaagtcagtctgggtgcggtggctcatgcctgtaatcccaacacttcgggaggccgaggcaggaagatcacttgagcccaggagtttgagaccagccacatggtgaaaccccatctttagaaaaaatacaaagattagccgggcacagtggcacgtgtctgtagtcccagttacttgggagtctgagttgggaggatcgatcgtttgagcccaggaggtgaaggttgcagtgagccatgtttgtgccactgcactccaccctgggtgacagagaccctgtctcaaaaaaagaaaataatctttattGAGATGCAGTTCATATACCACATAATTCACtcgtacaattcagtggcttgtAGTATATTCACAGTGTGTAACCATGGCTACAATCAATTTCAGGTTATTTTCATCCCCACAGAAAGAAACCCTACAGCCCCTAGATATCATATCCCAGCCCCCACACCCGCTGCATCATCTCTAGGCACCCATTCATTTAGTTCATTACATCTTGATGCAAATGGGTTCAATGCTGATTTAGTCTCCGAAGCAGGAATGGCTCACCAACAGTGGTCACACTCCAGGAGATCTCGAGATTCAAGGAGGGTAAATGTAACCATGAACAG comes from the Pan troglodytes isolate AG18354 chromosome 8, NHGRI_mPanTro3-v2.0_pri, whole genome shotgun sequence genome and includes:
- the TACC2 gene encoding transforming acidic coiled-coil-containing protein 2 isoform X1, translating into MGNENSTSDNQQEDSVLHNVILWPPNPEPPQRTLSAQTPRSAQPPGNSQNIKRKQQDTPGSPDHRDASSIGSVGLGGFCTASESSASLDPCLVSPEVTEPRKDPQGAREPEGSLLPSPPPSQEREPPSSSMPFAEFPPEGCLASPAAAPEDGPQTQSPRREPAPNAPGDIAAAFPAERDSSTPYQEIAAIPSAGRERETKEEGQKSSFSFSSGIDQSPGMSPVPLREPMKAPLCGEGDQPGGFESQGKEAAGGFPPAESRQGVASVQVAPEAPAAAQQGTESSAVLEKSPLKPMAPIPQDPAPRASDREKGQGEVPPQYFTDDLEFLRACHLPRSNSGAAPEAEVNAASQESCQQPVGAYLPHAELPWGLPSPALVPEAGGSGKEALDTSDVQGHPQTGMRGTEPNQVVCVAAGGQPEGGLLVSPEPSLLTPTEEAHPASSLTSFPAAQIPIAVEEPRSSSRESVSKAGMPVSADAAKEVVDAGLVGLERQVSDLGSKGEHPEGDPGEVPAPSPQERGEHSNTEQSHEVQQGAPPPPLPNARSESARGPLGPTDGAKAHEDSTSPAAAKEGSRSPGDSPGGKEEAPEPPDGGDRGNLQGEDSQAFSSKRDPEVGKDELSKPSSDAESRDHPSSHSARPPRKGGAGHTDGPHSQTAEADASGLPHKLGEEDPVLPPVPDGAGEPTVPKGAIWEGSGLQPKCPDTLQSREGLGRMESFLTLEPEKSDFPPTPVAEVAPKAQEGESTSEIRKMGSCDGEGLLTSPDQPHGPGCDVSRQEFHAGVPHPPQGENLAADLGLTALILDQDQQGIPSCPGEGWIRGAASEWPLLSSEKHLQPSQAHPEASIFDVLKEQAQPPENGKETSPSHPGFKDQGADSSQIHVSVEPQEDKNLPTHGGQEQALGSELQSQLPKGTLSDTPTSSPTDMVWESSLTEESELSAPMRQKLPALGEKRPEGACGDGQSSRVSPPAADVLKDFSLAGNFSRKETCCTGQGPNKSQQALADALEEGSQHEEACQRHPGASEAADGCSPLWGLSKREMASGNTGEAPPCQPDSVALLDAVPCLPALAPASPGVTPTQDAPETEACDETQEGRQQPVPAPQQKMECRATSDAEAPKLLASFPSAGEQGGEAGAAETGGSAGAGDPGKQQAPEKPGEATLSCGVLQTEHCLTSGEEASTSALRESCQAEHPMASCQDALLPARELGGIPRSTMDFSTHQAVPDPKELLLSGPPEVAAPDTPYLHVDSAAQKGAEDSGVKAVSSAGPRAPGESPCPVGEPPLALENAASLKLFAGSLAPLLQPGAAGGEISAVQATSGSPKARTTEGPVDSMPCLDRMPLLAEGKQATGEEKAATAPGAGAKASEEGMAGDAAGETEGSMERMGEPSQDPKQGTSGGVDTSSEQIATLTGFPDFREHIAKIFEKPVFGALTTPGEKAGAGRSAVGKDLTRPLGPEKLLDGPPGVDVALLPAPPARLQVEKKQQLAGEAEISHLALQDPASDKLLGPAGLTWEQNLPGAGVGKEMAGVPPTLREDERPEGPGAAWPGLEGQAYSQLERSRQELASGLPSPAATQELPVERAAAFQVAPHSHGEEAVAQDRISSGKQHRETSACDSPHGEDGPGDFAHTGVPGHVPRSTCAPSPQREVLTVPEASSEPWTLDMLGGERRPGVTAGILEYRNALGNQSTPAPPTGEVADTPLESGKVAGAAGEAEGDITLSTAETQACASGDLPEAGTTRTFSVVAGDLALPGSCQDPACSDKAPGMEGTAALHGDSPARPQQAKEQPGPEHPIPAGDGKVCVSSPPEPDETCDPKLQHLAPEELHTDRESPRPGPSMLPSVPKKDAPRVMDKVTSDETRGAEGTESSPVADDVIQPAAPADLESPSLAASSYHGDVVGQVSTDLIAQSISPAAAHAGLAPSAAEHIASPSAPAGDRVEASTPSCPDPAKDLSRSSDSEEAFETPESTTPVKAPPAPPPPPPEVIPEPEVSAQPPPEEPGCGSETVPVPDGPRSDSVEGSPFRPPSHSFSAVFDEDKPIASSGTYNLDFDNIELVDTFQTLEPRASDAKNQEGKVNTRRKSTDSVPISKSTLSRSLSLQASDFDGASSSGNPEAVALAPDAYSTGSSSASSTLKRTKKPRPPSLKKKQTTKKPTETPPVKETQQEPDEESLVPSGENLASETKTESAKTEGPGPALLEETPLEPAAGPKAACPLDSESAEGAVPPASGGGRVQNSPPVGRKTLPLTTAPEAGEVTPSDSGGQEDSPAKGLSVRLEFDYSEDKSSWDNQQENPPPTKKIGKKPVAKMPLRRPKMKKTPEKLDNTPASPPRSPAEPNDIPIAKGTYTFDIDKWDDPNFNPFSSTSKMQESPKLPQQSYNFDPDTCDESVDPFKTSSKTPSSPSKSPASFEIPASAMEANGVDGDGLNKPAKKKKTPLKTMVEDVMSVCSLFDTFRVKKSPKRSPLSDPPSQDPTPAATPETPPVISAVVHATDEEKLAVTNQKWTCMTVDLESDKQDYPQPSDLSTFVNETKFSSPTEELDYRNSYEIEYMEKIGSSLPQDDDAPKKQALYLMFDTSQESPVKSSPVRMSESPTPCSGSSFEETEALVNTAAKNQHPVPRGLAPNQESHLQVPEKSSQKELEAMGLGTPSEAIEITAPEGSFASADALLSRLAHPASLCGALDYLEPDLAEKNPPLFAQKLQEELEFAIMRIEALKLARQIALASRSHQDAKREAAHPTDVSISKTALYSRIGTAEVEKPAGLLFQQPDLDSALQIARAEIITKEREVSEWKDKYEESRREVMEMRKIVAEYEKTIAQMIEDEQREKSVSHQTVQQLVLEKEQALADLNSVEKSLADLFRRYEKMKEVLEGFRKNEEVLKRCAQEYLSRVKKEEQRYQALKVHAEEKLDRANAEIAQVRGKAQQEQAAHQASLRKEQLRVDALERTLEQKNKEIEELTKICDELIAKMGKS